The proteins below come from a single Danio aesculapii chromosome 23, fDanAes4.1, whole genome shotgun sequence genomic window:
- the thap3 gene encoding THAP domain-containing protein 3 translates to MPKSCSASNCTNRYNNKNPEITFHRFPFSKPSVLKQWLENIGREDFQPRKHMVICSLHFTPDSFSGLGNRKNLLWNAVPTLFAVPTQDANQINSRKRLKRALQSAADKWDGITPDRLPLFTEEMHEDTQDCNSNEEPYCQSTKVFAAADHTYALSDACTTKARLFNILDANRWLRRRLQAKCRMIKRMKLKLKDAQRELLTLRQQIRHRHVNRQSH, encoded by the exons ATGCCGAAAAGTTGTTCTGCATCTAATTGCACAAATAGGTACAATAACAAAAACCCAGAGATCACGTTTCACAG GTTCCCTTTCAGTAAACCGTCGGTTCTGAAACAATGGCTTGAGAACATTGGACGTGAGGACTTTCAGCCAAGGAAACACATGGTCATCTGTTCTCTTCATTTCACTCCAGACAGTTTCAGTGGTTTGGGAAACCGCAAGAATCTGTTATGGAACGCAGTGCCAACCCTTTTTGCAGTGCCAACCCAGGATGCAAAT CAAATTAATTCAAGAAAGAGGCTGAAGAGGGCTTTACAATCTGCTGCTGATAAATGGGATGGCATTACACCTGATAGGTTGCCTCTTTTCACTGAGGAGATGCATGAGGACACTCAAGACTGTAACAGTAATGAAGAGCCTTACTGTCAAAGCACAAAG gtTTTTGCTGCTGCAGACCACACCTATGCCCTCTCTGATGCATGCACAACCAAAGCCCGTCTGTTTAATATTTTAGATGCCAACAGATGGCTGCGGAGAAGGTTGCAGGCCAAATGCAGGATGATAAAAAGGATGAAACTTAAACTGAAAGATGCTCAAAGAGAACTTCTAACTTTGCGTCAACAGATCAGACATAGGCATGTTAATCGCCAAAGCCATTAA